The window TCCAGCCGCAGACGGCTTATTCGTACCGGAGGGCCGGGGGTGAAACGGAACTCCAGGCGGCGCGCCTCCCGCCCGCCCTGCAGTCCCAGCGTGATCTGCGGTCGATAATGGCCCAGCGCCTGCAGGGCACGCTCCCCCTCGGCCCGCGCCCGGGCACGTAGCTGCGCATCCGGCAGGTCCTCGGCCAGCACCGCTTGCAGGTAGCGCTCGATGTTCTCCCGCTGGGCATCGTCGCCGCCCCGCACCACCAGCTGCGTCGCGGCCGCCGCCGGGCCGACGCACAGCCACAACAGCAGGACGGCACACCACCACCCGCCGGGCCGGCGGCCGGGGAAACAATCAAGGCCTGATGGGGTCCAAGTCATGCCTGCCTGATCATCATGGTATGGGGTGGTGCGCCCGGGCGAACGTATCAGCGCGTGTCGGGGGACGCTATCATTGGCCCGGTATGCCGGCAAAGCGCCGAGCCCTATACATTCTCTTTGGCCTGCCTGGTCGGCCTTAAATGTCTTGTGGAGCACAGCAGCACGTATGAATGATCGTTCGGATACCCTCGGCCGCGATGTCATCGACAGCCTCGAAGGCGAGGAACACCATCTGAAGCTGCGCAACCTGCGCCTGTCCGACTACGAGGACGTGCGTCACATCATGAACGCCGTCTACAAGGGTATGGGGGGTGCCTGGACCCGAAAGGAGTTCGCCGCCCAGATCAATCGTTTCCCGGAAGGCCAGATCTGCATCGAGGACAACGGCCGGGTGGTGGCGGGGGCGATCAGCCTGATCGTCAATTACCGCCGCTACGGCGATCAGCACACCTATGACAAGATCACCGGCAACGGTACGCTCTCCACCCACGACCCGGACGGCGATGTACTCTACGGCGTGGATGTGTTCGTGGACCCGGAGTATCGCCACATGCGCCTGGGCCGGCGCCTGTACGATGCCCGCAAGGAATTGTGCCGGCAGTTGAACCTGCGCTCCATCGTCGCCGGCGGACGCATTCCGGGCTATGAACGACATGCCGCGGAGATCAGCCCCGAGGAATACATCGACCTGGTGCGCCGCCAGGAGATCCACGACCCCATTCTGAGCTTCCAGCTGGCCAACGACTTCCACGTCCGGCGCATCATCCGCAACTACATCCCGGACGATGATGCCTCGCGGGGTTACGCCACGCTGGTGCAGTGGAACAACATCTTCTATGAGGAGAACAAGCCGCTGATCGCTCATCGCAAGACGGTGGTGCGGGTGGGCACGGTGCAGTGGCAGATGCGCCGCCTCAAGGACATGGACGACCTGCTGCAGCAGGCGGAGTTCTTCGTGGATGCGCTGGCCGGCTACAACTGCGACTTCGCCCTGTTCCCGGAGTTCTTCAACGCCCCGCTGCTGGCGGAGTTCAACCAGGAGAACCCGGCCGAGGCCATCCGCGGCATGGCCCAGTACACCGACGAGATCCGCGACGCCATGCTGCGCCTGGCGGTGAACTACAACATCAACATCATCGCCGGTTCCATGCCGGTGTACCGGGACCAGAGCCTGTACAACGTCTCCTACCTGCTGCGCCGGGACGGCACCATGGACCACCAGTACAAGCTGCACGTCACCCCCGACGAGCGTAGCTACTGGGGCATGCAGGGCGGTGACGGCCTGCGGGTGTTCGACACCGACATTGGCAAGATCGGCATCCTGGTCTGCTACGACGTGCAGTTTCCGGAACTCTCCCGGCTGCTCAACGAGCAGGGCATGCAGATCCTGTTCGTGCCGTTCTGGACCGACACCAAGAACGGCTACCAGCGGGTGCGGCTGTGCTCCCAGGCCCGGGCGGTGGAGAACGAATGCTATGTGGCCATCACCGGCAGCGTGGGCAACCTGCCGAAGATCGAGAACATCGACATTCAGTACTCGCAGACGGCCGTGTTCTCGCCCTCGGATTTCGCCTTCCCCCACGACGCCATCGTCGCCGAGGGCACGCCCAACACCGAGATGACCCTGATCGTGGACCTGGACCTGAACAAGCTCACCGAACTGCGCCAGGAAGGCTCGGTGCGCAATTACCAGGACCGGCGACCGGACCTGTACCGGGTGGATTGGCACGGGCCGGGGGACAATTGAAGGCGAGTTCTGCGGTGTTGACGCGGGTCCTGGGGCTGGTACGGCCGGCGGCGGCCCACGATTTGGCCCCGGCCTGCGGCCGGGGCTTCCCTGCGCTTCTCGCCGGAAAGGGGCGAGCAGCAAACTCGCTTCGCTCAGACAAGCTGCTCGCTGATCCCTTTCCGGCTGCGATGCTCGGCTGCATCGACGTCCGCCGCCGGCCGTACCAGCCCCAGGACCTCAAAGCTCCGGTGGGCGCTCCACCAACGTTCGGGAGCCG is drawn from Alkalilimnicola sp. S0819 and contains these coding sequences:
- a CDS encoding bifunctional GNAT family N-acetyltransferase/carbon-nitrogen hydrolase family protein; this encodes MNDRSDTLGRDVIDSLEGEEHHLKLRNLRLSDYEDVRHIMNAVYKGMGGAWTRKEFAAQINRFPEGQICIEDNGRVVAGAISLIVNYRRYGDQHTYDKITGNGTLSTHDPDGDVLYGVDVFVDPEYRHMRLGRRLYDARKELCRQLNLRSIVAGGRIPGYERHAAEISPEEYIDLVRRQEIHDPILSFQLANDFHVRRIIRNYIPDDDASRGYATLVQWNNIFYEENKPLIAHRKTVVRVGTVQWQMRRLKDMDDLLQQAEFFVDALAGYNCDFALFPEFFNAPLLAEFNQENPAEAIRGMAQYTDEIRDAMLRLAVNYNINIIAGSMPVYRDQSLYNVSYLLRRDGTMDHQYKLHVTPDERSYWGMQGGDGLRVFDTDIGKIGILVCYDVQFPELSRLLNEQGMQILFVPFWTDTKNGYQRVRLCSQARAVENECYVAITGSVGNLPKIENIDIQYSQTAVFSPSDFAFPHDAIVAEGTPNTEMTLIVDLDLNKLTELRQEGSVRNYQDRRPDLYRVDWHGPGDN